The Populus alba chromosome 6, ASM523922v2, whole genome shotgun sequence genomic interval ttaacccaCTTGTATAAAACAACAAGTCAACAAAAAATTGTTGCCAATAATTTTACTAGTCCttgaaagatttagaaatagataaatgaaagtttaattgtatatatttaaaaagaatatctttaataaaattaagaataaaatcattatgaaatagttttaaaatataaaaactcgaaagaataattataatataagttttttttattttaaaaatattcttaaattaattttacttgacatGAGTTAGTACatgtatttcaaattaatttctttatatataacacatgtttatatagaatataatatcaagtatttgttaataatttgcccCCTTCGATGTTATGCGAATTCCGGGTTGTGACTATCATGGATATGCCGATATTAAACAAAGTCAACTTGTCGAGAACCATGTCAGTACTCAtggtaatatataataattaacatattaatttattgaaaataggTATTACATTATCTAATATTACATTAATAAATTGACTTTTTGACTGTGATATTAACAACTTTATCTAGGTAAACTTGTTAACAGTttccaaaaacaatattatagcACAATAACAGAGTATTGATCATTGtagcaataatagtagtaaattaataataatttattattaataataaaatattattgttattgttattattacaaataaaatagttaaattcAAACTTCTCAAGAGTAGTTAAACATGAGGGACAACCTATAATAAAGTTTGAACCATGTTACATCTCTGTTTTCATCTTCaggtttattattgttttattattttttatttttttaaaaaaaattagaatgtatgaatataaaaaataaattgtaaaagaaaaaaaaattattttaatatattcaaaaaaaaaacaaaaaaaacactttaacatACATCCTCTGTCACATTCCTAAATAGTCACTTCACAATCAAGTCATTTAAAGGgttattatcatttatcaaatcATGCTGCTCctgcaatttgtttttaagaaataaatttttaaaaatgttagataTTGTGTCACCatgaaagatatttttaattattattatttttttaatttgaaatcaaaattttgagtaaaaaatgaGTGCTCATTCTGTCATGCTAAAGTGTAAATGGTTGCGTGTATTCTTAATTCACGAAGTTAGTGTTGGCAtgtaatatatttctaatttagtGATGAATCTAGGAATAGAGATTAATATTTAAGAATTTCGAGTAATGTCTGATCTTGATGGATGCAAATGAATAGATTTTTCTTATTAGGGATTGAATTAAACTATTTAGAGAACAGAAGCCGCATGCATCCCTTTTTTAAACGCAGGGGAGAAAAGTTTCCGTCTATGGATGTGAGATTTGTTTGGGGAAAAATATTCTTTCCAAGCAGAGCATAAACATTTTAATTGAAAGGACTAGCTTGAATTCTTTTATCTTGAAAGTGTATCAAATGACAGTGTTTTATCTCTTTAAATGACTGTCTgagagtgttttttaaaagtatttttaaaaaaaatttaaaatgttttattttttattttattttaaattaatatgtttttaatgttttcaaatcatgttgatgtgttgatctcaaaaataatttttaaaaaataaaaaaaaaacattattgacatacttttctaagtgaaaagcactttgaaaagtaatagCAACTACCCTCTCAAACACTCTTTAAagctctgtttgtttttttttaaaaataacatgttgttgatttttataaatattatgatgaaatatttatatttggataatttttaacatataattgattttaataagtaTTACGATAAAATATTTGAGTGGCGTGGTGACTTCAACCTCGGatttattttacaagttaaaataaaaataaaaatcaatgttcTGTGATGAGGTTGAATGAATCAAGACCGATTTTGATTTAAGATGCATTGATTTGGTCCTGATGTTGAAATGTTGAGTGTGAACATATAATACATTTGTTTGTTGTGATatttatgatgaaataaaaattctcaatcaatttttgatttttttatttgttgcaagGAGTATAAATTGTCTTTTATTGGATAACCGACTATCAGATAATAAAACACACCTTTATGTTTGTTGTCGATATAGCCATTCAATAATTTCCTTGGTAGAAAAGCATGGGGACTCTCTGTCCCTAGTCTTTTTCTagactctatttatttttatgttttaaaaataattttttaaaaaatttaaaaaatattttatttttttaattaatattttttgagatGCAAATGTGATCTAGACTGAAAAGTAGTGGCCccgattattttcttaatttcaagGCAAATTTCAACTGCACAACAAAGATATTAGACTTCTATGATACAGTACAGCTACATGGTACGTACGTTCTCGTACTCATGTGAGAAATCTACTTGCTCATTCTTGATTTGTACATGGAAAATACAAAGCGGCTGCAATATATAATGCGCCGGAATTATGCACAAAATTCAAATCCTAAAACATCACCGCCGTCACCGAAACCAACAGATTCCGCCATGATACTATCAATGTCCAAGCTATGTGAACTGGTGGTGCAAGATGAGTTGACCCCAGAAATCACATCTCCATGATCAAAAGTAGAGATGCGATCATGGTCGTCCGTTGGCAGGAGATAATCAGAGGATAATGCCTGGTTATCGGGGATCGTTGGATCATAACCTGGCATGTCATTGTCCTCCTCCTTGTAATATTCCTGTTTGATTGATGGGAAGGATGTGATGAAAAATGGGTGGTTTTGTTTGCAGTTTGTCGTCGTCATCTGGTGGTGATTGCTGCTGTTCTTGAAGCTCAAAAGAGTGGAAGAATCTGTGTTGAAGTGACCAGTCGGGTCCAAGACAAATTGATCCGAAGCCTTCAGCAAGCTCTTGCAGGAGTGGTATCCGTGATATGTGGTGCGGTATAAAGGGGGTTCTTCTTCGACTCTCTGCACTTGCTTGGTTG includes:
- the LOC118048122 gene encoding WRKY DNA-binding transcription factor 70; translation: MESSWPENLPSHRKKVIDELLRGQEIAKQLKFAMSESTGDDGSMSAENLVKEIMNSFSTTLSILNGGGYDDDVSQTPATTKLCSPPCYGRKSSEDSGESSKSTATVKVKDRRGCYKRRRSSHSWTKETSTLTDDGHAWRKYGQKMILNAKYPRNYYRCTHKFDQQCQATKQVQRVEEEPPLYRTTYHGYHSCKSLLKASDQFVLDPTGHFNTDSSTLLSFKNSSNHHQMTTTNCKQNHPFFITSFPSIKQEYYKEEDNDMPGYDPTIPDNQALSSDYLLPTDDHDRISTFDHGDVISGVNSSCTTSSHSLDIDSIMAESVGFGDGGDVLGFEFCA